One segment of Gammaproteobacteria bacterium DNA contains the following:
- a CDS encoding GFA family protein yields the protein MSSKISGSCYCENIHFELTGKPKMVVNCHCDDCKKRNGTAFSTYIAVAENELQLSKGENSLKQYEADNVGIKYFCSDCGSPIYNKNFRLPGLSLIFFGALRNPADFNPQVNVFCSTKAAWVDNINAIPSFQGSIER from the coding sequence ATGAGCAGTAAAATCAGCGGTTCCTGTTATTGTGAAAATATACATTTTGAACTAACCGGTAAGCCTAAAATGGTGGTCAACTGCCATTGTGATGATTGTAAAAAGAGAAATGGCACCGCGTTTTCTACCTATATTGCGGTGGCTGAAAACGAACTTCAGTTATCCAAAGGTGAAAACTCGCTAAAACAGTATGAGGCTGACAATGTAGGTATTAAGTACTTTTGTTCTGATTGCGGAAGCCCAATCTACAACAAGAATTTTCGCCTGCCGGGATTGAGTCTTATATTTTTCGGAGCGTTGAGAAATCCAGCAGATTTTAATCCTCAGGTAAATGTCTTTTGCTCAACTAAGGCTGCCTGGGTAGATAATATAAATGCTATCCCAAGTTTTCAGGGTTCAATAGAAAGGTAA
- a CDS encoding phosphotransferase: MTSLHYSYTRIASESVIRLAQDHYSLDGDLDCHFYVAGLHDNYILTSNFEQYIFRVYRNTWRSEIEIQFELELVKFLNGKNASVTRLVPTINNKSCFRLETSEGERFFALFRYAEGNAPGKDLTAEESNLLGTVVAQMHLHADKFVPSVQGQELDFSYLVDRSLGLIKPFLDDCDYDFLCELREEIYPKLSGLDRSGSKYGICAGDINANNFHINFDDRITLFDFDQCGYGYRSFEIAKLFSSLYKHKKASDIRASFLEGYQQIRRLDEDELAAIPLFEIVAVIWVMAINAENAEYIGYKHLQSEYWDQKIVVLRELCLHIENT, from the coding sequence ATGACATCCTTACACTATTCGTATACCAGGATTGCCTCTGAATCAGTCATCCGACTCGCACAAGACCACTACTCTCTTGATGGCGATCTCGACTGTCATTTCTATGTCGCAGGGCTACATGACAACTACATACTCACCAGTAACTTTGAGCAGTATATATTCCGTGTTTATCGAAATACTTGGCGCAGCGAGATAGAAATTCAGTTTGAACTGGAGCTTGTTAAATTCTTGAATGGGAAGAATGCATCGGTAACGCGTCTCGTCCCTACGATCAATAATAAATCCTGCTTCCGTTTAGAGACGTCCGAGGGTGAAAGGTTTTTCGCCTTGTTTCGTTATGCCGAAGGAAATGCGCCGGGAAAAGATCTGACTGCTGAGGAGTCAAACCTGCTGGGTACTGTGGTTGCTCAAATGCATCTGCATGCCGACAAATTTGTTCCTTCTGTCCAAGGGCAGGAACTCGATTTCTCCTACCTTGTCGATCGCTCTTTAGGTCTGATTAAACCCTTTCTTGATGACTGCGACTATGATTTTCTGTGTGAATTGCGTGAGGAAATTTATCCAAAACTTTCCGGACTCGATCGAAGTGGCAGCAAATATGGAATATGTGCCGGCGATATAAACGCCAATAACTTTCATATCAACTTTGACGATAGAATAACCCTTTTTGACTTCGACCAGTGTGGCTATGGCTACCGTTCCTTCGAGATAGCAAAACTCTTTTCTTCGCTTTACAAACACAAAAAGGCCTCCGACATCAGGGCATCCTTTCTGGAGGGATATCAGCAGATAAGAAGACTTGATGAGGATGAATTGGCCGCCATCCCTTTGTTTGAAATCGTTGCCGTGATATGGGTCATGGCGATCAATGCAGAGAATGCCGAGTACATCGGCTACAAACATCTACAAAGTGAATATTGGGACCAGAAAATCGTGGTTTTGCGGGAGTTGTGTCTACATATTGAGAACACCTAA
- a CDS encoding diguanylate cyclase, whose product MPKTNKLRIFHLGIRQKVLMVLLTVLLSALTASGWFALQQEKDSAQKEINQRGVDIARFVAKSLAFSVVGYDYHTIQLLLEEIVSSDEISYVRVTNAKGKVMSQQGKKPDANAKNTFNFEEDILLDDSVVGKLVLSFNSEKTAQQLESRKFSLVTREAFIILMIAIAEFVALSFLIIHPVKVISESLDRGVDNRGNVVAEIPLNSKDEFGQLANKFNELGKQLNQANYQLQEKIDLSDARLRETNIALQKQSDELKRMNEEFRILSITDALTGLYNRRHFEELIAVEVSLTARHGDNNSLMIIDIDHFKRINDTYGHLTGDSVLKTVANVLKTELRKTDVLCRIGGEEFAVLCKRAGREEAMIVAEKLKKAINRAVIDVGDHIVTTTVSIGVATIPDEQGTDNVDAFYRNADAALYYCKENGRNRHFHFYDLPVSEQFRQTGNISRS is encoded by the coding sequence ATGCCTAAAACAAACAAATTACGCATATTTCATCTGGGTATACGCCAGAAAGTGTTAATGGTGCTGCTAACCGTTTTACTTTCAGCACTAACGGCTAGCGGCTGGTTTGCCCTGCAACAGGAAAAGGACAGTGCTCAGAAAGAGATCAATCAACGGGGTGTCGATATTGCCCGGTTCGTTGCGAAATCGCTAGCGTTTTCAGTGGTTGGCTATGACTATCACACGATTCAACTACTTCTTGAAGAAATTGTCAGTTCTGACGAGATCAGTTATGTCCGCGTCACTAATGCAAAAGGCAAGGTAATGAGCCAACAGGGCAAGAAACCTGATGCCAATGCAAAAAACACATTCAATTTTGAAGAAGACATCCTTTTGGACGACTCAGTTGTGGGCAAACTTGTCCTAAGTTTCAACTCTGAAAAAACGGCCCAACAACTTGAGTCGCGAAAATTTAGTTTAGTCACCCGTGAAGCTTTCATTATTCTCATGATTGCAATTGCCGAATTTGTGGCCTTGTCATTCCTCATCATACATCCCGTCAAAGTTATTTCCGAGTCTCTTGATAGAGGCGTTGATAACAGAGGAAATGTGGTCGCCGAAATTCCTCTGAATTCCAAAGATGAATTTGGTCAATTGGCGAACAAATTTAACGAGCTTGGAAAACAACTCAACCAAGCGAACTATCAACTACAGGAAAAAATCGACCTTTCTGACGCGCGACTTCGGGAAACCAATATTGCATTACAAAAACAATCTGACGAACTCAAGCGTATGAATGAAGAGTTTCGCATCCTGTCGATAACCGATGCACTAACCGGCTTATATAATCGACGTCATTTTGAAGAATTGATCGCAGTCGAAGTCAGTTTGACGGCGCGGCATGGAGACAATAACAGTCTCATGATCATAGACATTGACCATTTCAAACGAATCAATGACACGTACGGCCATTTAACCGGAGATAGCGTTCTGAAAACGGTGGCGAATGTGCTAAAGACTGAGTTACGAAAAACCGATGTACTGTGTCGCATCGGTGGGGAGGAGTTTGCTGTTCTTTGCAAACGGGCCGGTAGAGAAGAGGCGATGATTGTGGCTGAAAAACTTAAGAAGGCGATCAATAGAGCCGTCATTGACGTAGGCGACCACATCGTCACAACCACTGTCAGCATAGGCGTGGCTACCATACCGGATGAGCAAGGAACGGATAACGTTGATGCCTTCTATCGGAATGCCGATGCAGCATTGTATTACTGTAAGGAAAATGGACGAAATCGCCATTTTCATTTTTACGACTTGCCTGTTTCGGAACAATTCAGACAAACCGGAAACATTTCACGAAGCTAA
- the phnD gene encoding phosphate/phosphite/phosphonate ABC transporter substrate-binding protein, producing MLIAAKRQWMALIVGLVFSSIATAEAKKEIILGSVAMDIPAVMYKRLTPLTDYLSTELGLPVTLKLSPNMGAAINEIADDKVDIAYLTPVAYLKAHKKGKSQIIAKTVTNGKASFQLMIVVKHDSPIKIVEDLAGKSFAFGDKKALLQRAAVVGSGIQLEKLGSYEFIGHYDNIANAVLHGDFDAGILKDTTAFKWEKKGLRILYASPNLPPYNIAVSKKVDPTMAAKIKKAFLALNKEDENHLSVIKALDKKYDGFADTSDEEYDVIRRLIKPFNK from the coding sequence ATGCTAATAGCTGCAAAACGACAGTGGATGGCCCTCATCGTAGGGCTTGTATTTTCCTCAATAGCAACTGCGGAAGCGAAGAAAGAAATCATTCTAGGATCTGTGGCAATGGATATTCCTGCGGTGATGTATAAAAGACTAACGCCATTAACCGACTATTTAAGCACTGAATTAGGTTTACCTGTAACGCTCAAATTGTCTCCGAACATGGGCGCCGCCATTAATGAAATCGCAGATGACAAGGTGGACATTGCCTATCTCACACCGGTTGCCTATTTGAAGGCGCACAAAAAGGGTAAATCACAGATTATTGCGAAGACTGTAACCAACGGCAAGGCTTCGTTTCAGCTCATGATTGTGGTCAAGCACGACAGCCCAATAAAGATTGTAGAAGACTTGGCCGGTAAATCCTTTGCCTTTGGCGACAAAAAGGCCCTCTTGCAACGCGCTGCTGTAGTCGGGTCGGGTATTCAACTGGAAAAGCTGGGTTCTTATGAATTCATTGGACACTACGACAACATTGCGAATGCCGTATTGCATGGCGATTTTGATGCGGGAATATTAAAGGATACTACCGCCTTCAAATGGGAAAAAAAGGGATTAAGAATACTGTACGCTTCGCCCAATCTTCCGCCTTATAATATTGCCGTGAGCAAAAAAGTAGATCCGACAATGGCCGCCAAAATCAAAAAGGCCTTTTTGGCATTGAATAAGGAAGATGAAAACCACTTGTCGGTCATCAAGGCCTTGGACAAGAAGTACGACGGGTTCGCCGATACCAGCGATGAGGAATATGATGTCATCAGGCGCTTGATAAAGCCGTTTAACAAATAA
- a CDS encoding winged helix DNA-binding domain-containing protein has translation MLNHLRRLTLQQQGLSSARPYGKGKQAALNALEHLGYIQIDTLAVIERAHHHTLWTRIPDYQPSHLYDLVAERQAFEYWYHAASYLPMRDYRYAMPQMMAVKRGEFPYLAKAEKKYLNHVMERIRLDGPLKARDFDVVKRGSGSWWNWKPSKLALETLFMQGELMVTGREGMEKVYDLRERVLPDTVETAEPTLHEFAEYLLDTTIRAYGFTTLKQLTHLRQGKTLRNALTDLIQNEIEQGALTKISADSGPVLYTTTTNLDAKLKRPAANVKLLSPFDNAIIHRDRIQRLFNFDYKMECYVAKEKRQFGYFCLPILYDENFVGRVDCKAHRNTGKFELISLHIEAKDLDHDRFVKPFTQAIHRLAVFNNCETILVGSIRPKKVEGTLRKALG, from the coding sequence ATGCTCAATCATCTACGTCGCTTAACCCTGCAACAGCAAGGACTGTCATCCGCTCGTCCTTACGGGAAGGGGAAGCAAGCGGCCCTTAATGCCCTGGAGCATCTGGGTTACATACAAATCGACACCCTTGCCGTGATTGAACGCGCTCATCACCACACACTATGGACGCGTATTCCGGACTACCAACCATCGCACTTATACGATTTAGTCGCGGAACGACAGGCATTTGAGTATTGGTATCACGCGGCATCGTATTTACCCATGAGAGACTATCGATATGCCATGCCGCAGATGATGGCGGTAAAGCGTGGTGAGTTTCCCTATTTGGCAAAGGCAGAAAAGAAATATCTCAATCATGTCATGGAACGAATTCGTCTGGATGGTCCCTTAAAGGCACGAGATTTTGATGTGGTAAAGCGCGGTAGCGGAAGCTGGTGGAATTGGAAGCCTAGCAAACTCGCGCTAGAGACGCTGTTCATGCAGGGCGAGCTTATGGTTACAGGCCGCGAGGGGATGGAAAAAGTTTACGACCTGAGGGAGAGAGTGTTACCAGACACGGTCGAAACCGCGGAGCCTACGCTACACGAATTTGCTGAATACCTGCTGGATACGACGATCCGCGCCTACGGTTTCACGACGCTCAAACAATTAACTCATTTGAGACAGGGCAAGACGCTGCGAAATGCGCTTACTGATCTTATTCAAAATGAAATCGAGCAAGGGGCATTAACTAAGATCTCAGCCGACAGTGGCCCTGTATTGTACACAACCACCACGAATCTTGATGCCAAGCTCAAGCGCCCGGCGGCAAACGTCAAACTGCTTTCGCCATTCGACAACGCCATCATTCACCGTGACAGAATTCAGCGCCTGTTTAATTTTGACTACAAAATGGAATGTTACGTAGCCAAGGAAAAACGCCAGTTCGGCTATTTTTGTCTTCCGATTCTTTATGACGAGAATTTTGTCGGTCGGGTAGACTGCAAAGCACATCGAAACACCGGGAAGTTTGAGCTAATCAGCTTACACATCGAAGCAAAAGACTTAGACCATGATCGGTTTGTTAAGCCATTTACCCAAGCTATCCATCGCTTGGCAGTGTTTAATAATTGTGAAACGATATTGGTTGGAAGCATAAGACCGAAAAAAGTAGAGGGAACACTGCGGAAGGCATTGGGCTAA
- a CDS encoding c-type cytochrome translates to MIAMRHKLIVIITIMLLSGCGNREDRDSITQRHESADILTIAHVNGCINCHNLGASIVGPAWILVAERYRNSPDAKEYLIDKIRRGGNGNWNDITGGAQMPAHGNRVSQEHLERLVTYILSIENVGTQTRADLKE, encoded by the coding sequence ATGATAGCAATGCGGCACAAGCTTATTGTGATAATTACGATTATGCTGTTATCAGGCTGCGGAAATCGTGAGGATCGCGACTCAATAACGCAACGTCACGAGTCGGCAGACATACTGACGATCGCCCACGTGAATGGATGCATCAATTGCCACAATTTAGGGGCATCTATCGTGGGACCTGCGTGGATACTCGTAGCGGAACGTTACCGTAATTCTCCGGATGCGAAGGAATATCTCATCGATAAAATCAGACGTGGCGGAAATGGGAATTGGAACGACATTACCGGCGGCGCACAGATGCCTGCACACGGCAATCGAGTGTCGCAGGAACACCTGGAACGACTGGTGACATACATATTGTCGATAGAGAATGTTGGAACGCAGACCAGGGCTGATCTGAAGGAGTAG
- a CDS encoding type II toxin-antitoxin system HicB family antitoxin: protein MAAKQIQDKYAYRVLWSEEDQEYVGLCAEFPGLSWLESTQEKALKGIMTLVNETIDELKTNGEHVPEPLSTKTFSGKFMVRVPPEIHRQLAVQAAESGISLNRIASAKLSK from the coding sequence ATGGCCGCTAAGCAAATCCAGGATAAATATGCCTATCGCGTATTATGGTCGGAAGAAGATCAGGAATATGTTGGACTATGTGCCGAGTTTCCTGGTCTGAGTTGGCTTGAATCAACCCAGGAAAAAGCCCTGAAAGGAATCATGACGCTGGTCAACGAAACCATTGACGAATTAAAAACCAACGGCGAACACGTGCCAGAGCCGCTATCGACAAAAACATTCAGCGGCAAGTTCATGGTGAGAGTTCCCCCCGAGATCCATAGACAACTGGCGGTTCAAGCAGCGGAATCCGGCATAAGCCTGAATCGCATTGCGAGTGCAAAGCTTTCGAAATAG
- a CDS encoding toxin HicA, which translates to MADIEEILKSMKNSPKGQTFKDLKKVCVHYFGEPRQSGGSHCVFKTPWPGDPRVNIQNHKGKAKAYQVKQVLLIIEKIEASDGR; encoded by the coding sequence ATGGCGGATATCGAAGAAATCCTTAAGTCTATGAAAAACAGCCCAAAAGGGCAGACTTTCAAAGACTTGAAGAAGGTATGTGTGCACTACTTCGGTGAGCCGCGCCAAAGCGGAGGCAGTCACTGCGTGTTCAAGACCCCGTGGCCGGGCGACCCGAGGGTGAATATCCAAAACCATAAGGGTAAGGCCAAGGCATATCAGGTGAAACAGGTATTGTTAATAATAGAGAAGATAGAGGCGAGCGATGGCCGCTAA
- a CDS encoding NnrS family protein yields the protein MTNIETKQHHPIALHHLGFRPFFLLGSLFALVSIALWTLQYHFSIAIPAIPQYPAVVWHGHEMVFGYAMAVVGGFLLTAARNWTNVQTLHGAPLLILAGTWLLARLCAFIDSAYAMQAMILLDIGFDFLLFLSILYPIVKVRQWSQLGICLLVLLIGLSNLLFYSGLTGYTIAGIESGLKAGLYLIVILILLMGRRVIPFFIEKGVDEPVKQKNYLWLDNVVIVLAIAFVIFQVFAFQVFIGAKHIASLLAIVLVLLHSWRLRLWHTPGIWKKPLLWVLYIAYGFIVIGFLLVALANQGYISPALTTHAFAYGGIGLMTIGMAARVALGHTGRNVFQPPGILFWVFLAAAIGAVVRVFLPLVRPDMISVWIGLSQGCWMLAFGVFSWVYVPMLVKGRVDGRYG from the coding sequence ATGACCAACATCGAAACCAAACAACACCACCCCATCGCACTCCACCACCTAGGCTTTCGCCCCTTCTTTCTCCTAGGCAGTTTATTCGCCCTAGTAAGTATTGCCCTCTGGACGCTTCAATATCATTTTTCAATCGCCATACCCGCCATTCCTCAGTACCCGGCTGTAGTCTGGCATGGGCACGAGATGGTTTTTGGTTACGCCATGGCGGTAGTTGGCGGTTTTTTATTAACCGCCGCGCGCAACTGGACCAATGTACAAACCTTACACGGCGCACCTCTGCTCATACTGGCCGGTACCTGGCTGCTTGCCCGCCTGTGTGCCTTTATCGACAGCGCTTATGCCATGCAGGCGATGATCCTGCTCGATATCGGTTTCGATTTCCTTTTATTCCTGTCGATACTCTACCCGATAGTCAAGGTACGCCAATGGAGCCAACTCGGCATTTGCCTGCTGGTCTTGCTCATTGGTCTGTCCAATCTGCTTTTTTACAGCGGCCTGACCGGTTACACCATTGCCGGGATTGAAAGTGGACTGAAGGCAGGATTGTATTTGATCGTCATCTTGATCCTGCTCATGGGCAGACGCGTCATCCCGTTTTTTATTGAGAAGGGCGTCGATGAGCCGGTGAAGCAAAAGAATTATTTGTGGTTAGACAATGTCGTCATCGTGTTGGCGATAGCCTTTGTCATCTTTCAGGTGTTCGCTTTTCAGGTATTCATTGGGGCAAAACACATCGCGAGTCTGTTGGCGATAGTCCTCGTGTTGTTACACAGCTGGCGTCTGAGACTCTGGCATACGCCGGGCATCTGGAAAAAACCGTTGTTGTGGGTACTTTATATCGCGTATGGCTTTATCGTGATCGGATTTTTATTGGTCGCGCTGGCTAACCAGGGTTATATCAGCCCAGCACTGACGACACATGCGTTTGCTTATGGTGGAATTGGTTTGATGACGATAGGCATGGCGGCGCGTGTTGCGCTCGGGCATACGGGGAGAAATGTTTTTCAGCCGCCGGGGATTTTGTTTTGGGTGTTTCTTGCTGCCGCTATCGGTGCGGTTGTCAGGGTGTTTTTGCCTTTGGTAAGGCCGGACATGATCAGCGTCTGGATCGGGCTATCGCAAGGGTGTTGGATGCTTGCTTTTGGGGTGTTTAGTTGGGTGTATGTGCCGATGTTGGTTAAGGGGAGGGTTGATGGGAGGTATGGGTAG
- a CDS encoding helix-turn-helix domain-containing protein produces MHSLATLITGYSIFAALVIGLTHFRSENYFENRLSQLTGIALVSVLGLIQLLHAGLLLGVADLIHSLIYLGLLFCVAPLFYLFSMPLLHAKSGAGRFAFMHFLPIFLAFLVDPELALPLAFAFGSGYLVWLIKSIYGLRMQRSRFRIEITILGMVILVAFGVVTLVLTLPKSNEQLFYELYAIAIGLGFLLTSILLHLKPSLASDVAEVARETYAVSTLGQVDCGRALSRLETLMQTEQVYTSPELKLEQLAQQLDLSGHQLSELINTRLGKNFSRYLREVRVEAAKAMLTNEPSASVLSVALSVGFATQSNFYDAFNEICGMTPGKYRKIKKI; encoded by the coding sequence ATGCATTCACTAGCCACCCTAATCACCGGATATTCAATTTTCGCTGCCCTGGTCATTGGTCTCACCCATTTCCGTTCAGAGAATTACTTTGAAAACCGATTATCACAACTTACTGGGATTGCCCTGGTAAGTGTCCTTGGCTTAATACAACTATTACACGCCGGCCTATTGCTTGGTGTCGCAGATCTCATTCATTCGCTGATATACCTTGGCCTGCTTTTTTGTGTGGCGCCGCTATTCTATTTGTTCAGCATGCCCTTACTTCACGCGAAATCCGGCGCAGGAAGGTTTGCATTCATGCATTTCTTGCCTATCTTCCTCGCTTTCCTTGTCGACCCTGAACTGGCACTTCCGCTCGCCTTTGCTTTCGGATCTGGTTATTTAGTCTGGTTGATTAAAAGCATTTACGGCTTACGTATGCAGCGGAGTCGCTTCAGGATTGAAATAACGATTTTGGGCATGGTGATTTTGGTGGCATTCGGTGTAGTCACCCTGGTACTCACGCTTCCCAAATCAAACGAACAGCTTTTCTATGAACTCTATGCCATCGCCATTGGCCTGGGCTTTTTGTTAACGAGTATCTTGCTACATCTAAAGCCAAGCCTGGCGAGCGATGTCGCGGAAGTAGCGCGGGAAACCTATGCCGTATCAACACTCGGCCAGGTCGATTGTGGCAGGGCACTATCGCGGCTCGAGACCCTCATGCAGACCGAGCAAGTCTATACCTCACCGGAGTTGAAGCTGGAACAGCTGGCACAACAGCTCGATTTATCGGGTCACCAGCTTTCAGAACTGATCAATACTCGCTTGGGCAAAAACTTTTCCCGCTATCTCCGGGAGGTCCGAGTAGAGGCCGCCAAGGCCATGCTCACCAATGAGCCCTCTGCCTCAGTACTATCAGTCGCCTTGAGCGTAGGATTCGCCACCCAATCCAACTTTTATGATGCCTTTAATGAGATATGCGGCATGACGCCCGGCAAATATCGAAAAATCAAAAAGATATAG
- a CDS encoding NAD(P)H-binding protein, with the protein MNILLTGSSGFIGQHLTRKLTAAGHHVVGVSRRDGVDFNNMLRPADWHPNLDGIDAVINAVGIIAEKKGQSFLNLHHLAPVALFQACEQKGIRRVIQISALGADDSAFSAYHLSKKAADEALITSSLDWFILRPSLVYGPGGASTAMFEAMASLPLIPVVARGRQMIQPVHIDDLLEVVQLCLSSNPTQQIIDVVGPEAISFLQWLQALRNKKGKHKTISLSAALWLAMAGAHLLKGLIPMLHPDNLRMLQKGNTASPDRMTQLLGRTPKHVP; encoded by the coding sequence ATGAACATTTTGCTCACTGGCTCATCAGGCTTTATCGGTCAACACCTGACCAGGAAACTCACCGCCGCCGGTCATCATGTGGTGGGGGTCAGTCGTCGTGACGGCGTCGACTTCAATAATATGCTCAGGCCAGCGGACTGGCATCCCAACCTGGACGGAATCGATGCCGTGATTAATGCGGTAGGCATTATCGCAGAAAAGAAAGGGCAGTCTTTTCTAAACCTTCATCATCTCGCCCCTGTCGCCTTGTTCCAGGCCTGTGAACAAAAGGGAATTAGGCGTGTTATCCAGATTTCCGCTTTAGGTGCGGATGATAGTGCATTCAGCGCTTATCATTTGAGCAAAAAAGCGGCAGACGAGGCGCTCATCACGTCTTCGCTAGACTGGTTTATTCTTCGCCCCTCCCTTGTTTACGGTCCCGGCGGGGCCAGCACCGCCATGTTTGAAGCCATGGCATCGCTGCCGTTAATTCCGGTGGTGGCAAGGGGTCGGCAGATGATCCAGCCGGTGCATATCGATGATCTACTTGAGGTCGTACAGCTTTGTCTGTCATCCAATCCTACGCAACAAATCATTGATGTCGTTGGCCCTGAAGCCATTAGCTTTTTGCAGTGGCTACAGGCGCTACGAAACAAAAAAGGTAAACACAAAACGATATCGCTATCTGCGGCACTTTGGCTTGCCATGGCGGGCGCTCATCTATTGAAAGGGCTCATACCTATGCTGCACCCGGACAATCTCAGAATGCTGCAAAAGGGAAACACCGCTAGCCCGGACAGAATGACACAGCTATTAGGAAGGACACCGAAGCATGTACCTTAG
- a CDS encoding DUF2269 domain-containing protein, with translation MYLSIKYFHILSMVLLFGTGFGSAFYKWMSDRTGNIEHIYHTNRQVVLADWIFTTPTVIFQPLSGVLLVYLLDIPITTDWVITSILLFLFAGICWLPVVWLQIKMRALSLVALETNTPLPDLYWRYARIWFWLGIPAFSTMLVIVFLMVHK, from the coding sequence ATGTACCTTAGTATCAAGTACTTTCATATCCTGAGTATGGTTCTGCTCTTTGGCACTGGCTTTGGCAGCGCCTTTTACAAATGGATGAGTGATAGAACGGGCAATATTGAGCATATCTATCATACCAACAGGCAAGTTGTACTTGCCGACTGGATATTCACCACGCCAACGGTCATTTTTCAACCACTGTCGGGTGTGCTCCTGGTTTATCTTCTGGACATCCCCATCACAACAGACTGGGTCATCACCAGCATCCTGTTGTTCCTGTTTGCCGGCATCTGCTGGTTACCCGTTGTTTGGCTACAAATAAAAATGCGCGCTCTGTCTCTTGTCGCATTGGAAACGAATACCCCACTTCCAGACCTCTACTGGCGTTACGCCCGGATCTGGTTTTGGCTAGGCATACCGGCCTTTAGCACCATGCTGGTTATCGTTTTTCTCATGGTTCATAAGTAG
- a CDS encoding DUF4166 domain-containing protein, which translates to MKAQHNIMKLALGDQWQALPPPLKRHYQDGNNQDIGHLDVEYPGFMQPYLNLLKLFGALVNKRGVGIKTTVKKQSGHDRQYWRRTLHYPDSRLRTFNSRWIYAGENKLIEFTNPMLGLKMEVWVEGEDLYYSGLCYIIKLGKLHIPVPEWLVLGHTTIVERAVDDRHFEMDFRLTHPLFGQVFRYSGRFRTEREAGD; encoded by the coding sequence ATGAAGGCTCAGCACAATATCATGAAACTCGCACTCGGGGACCAATGGCAAGCCCTGCCCCCACCACTCAAGCGGCACTACCAGGATGGCAACAATCAGGACATTGGCCACCTTGATGTGGAATACCCGGGGTTCATGCAGCCCTATCTCAATCTGTTGAAACTGTTTGGTGCCCTGGTGAACAAGCGAGGCGTTGGTATCAAGACCACCGTGAAAAAACAGTCCGGACATGACAGACAGTACTGGCGACGCACTCTACATTATCCCGATTCCCGACTGCGCACCTTTAATAGTCGTTGGATCTATGCCGGTGAAAACAAACTCATCGAATTCACTAATCCCATGCTTGGCCTAAAGATGGAGGTATGGGTGGAAGGAGAGGACCTCTATTACAGTGGACTCTGTTACATCATCAAACTGGGAAAACTGCATATACCTGTTCCTGAATGGCTGGTTTTGGGTCACACAACCATTGTAGAAAGGGCTGTTGATGATAGGCACTTTGAGATGGACTTTCGGCTGACGCATCCGTTGTTTGGACAGGTGTTTCGGTATTCGGGGAGGTTTAGGACGGAAAGGGAGGCAGGGGATTAG